The Onychomys torridus chromosome 4, mOncTor1.1, whole genome shotgun sequence DNA window AATATTAAATATTCTTGGGATTTGTAGGCAAAAGACAGAATCGAGATCTGGAGAGTTGATTCTCTATTAATTGCTGACACCCCTCCTCTTGACTGACAGGTAGTCAGATTCATCAATTACCTTTTCTATTGTCTTCCTTATTTCTGGGATGTGACTCAGCACATTTACATCAGGAAGTGGTAAAAATGAAACCCAATCCCTGCAGTTCTCAAAGCTTCCTTTGGTGACAAAAGACAGCCAGGAGGTGGTTTCATCGCTCTCATTATTTAGAGACTTTAAAGAGATTGCCTTCATATCATGTAATAAGTTTCTACAGCACTAGGTTTCTATGAGTTATGGGCCAAAGGGTATCATAGAAATCGCAAAACAAACTATGCTCTTACCAGGGCAATAGGTTTCACTCCATAAACAGATACCAAGGTCCCATTGATGAAGACAATACCCATACAATTAATAGAAGACAGAAGCAAAGCTGGTGCCTACAAAGAATCTGGATCCCCATGTTCTAGTGTCTAAGACATAGAGAGGAACATAGCAggctaacaaaataaataaataaataaataaataaataaataaataaataaataaataaataaataaataaaaagagtaacCTAAACTCAACCTCATAACATTTTATCCAAAATCTGTCATGCCCACAAATTATGCTAGAGCAATGGTGGCAAAAACGTACTGGAAGATACCAGCCAATAtcttattggatttaaggctcactccatgagatggaacccataatTGACACtgattggaagaaaaaaaaagcaagtctaTATAGCAAAGAgacatagagaaaaatgaaagaatgctGGTCTAAAAAAGAGTTATAATAAACGGAATCCTAATGATTATTCTGCTATAATATATAGATTTTGTCATATAAaaccatcaaagaagcttcatcttgcagaagatgggaacaaatgcataGAATCAAAACAACATattacagacacacaaacatacacacacagacacacacacacaaacacaaacacacacacacgaagagacCCTCTGTCCCGGCAGCGTTAAGCCCTGGGCAGATCTTGGAGGGGCGCCTGGGTGAGAGGAGCGTCCTGGTCCGATTAGGACGTCCCACGGGTGCCCTCGCCAGGGGAGCGAATGGAGGAAGAGGCGCAGGCAGCATCCAGAGAGACCTGCCCCCCGGTGGAGGAGCAAGTGGGGGACCTGGCGCCAGAACCCTGCCCTGGGGCGGCGTGGCACCCCCCGGTCGAGCTGGGTTTGGTCGTGGAAGAGGGGCTTTTGGAGCCCGAGGCCGAGGCCGAGGCCGCGGCCGTGGACGTGGGCGAGGCGGAGGGAGAGGTGCCCTCCCTCGCCCTGCACTGACCAAGGAGCAGCTGGACGCCGAACTAGACGCATACATGGCAGAGGCGAGAGCGACCCTGGATGCTGAGTTGGAGGCCTGCATGGCAGAggcagctccccagacctgcgaCTGAAGCTGCCTGCCTCTAAGGGACTCTTGTTCAAGTCACCTCCTCTAGCAAAGAGAGAACGGGAGGAGAAACCCTACGGGAGCTGGGAGGAACTATCACAGTCTAGGCTGGGCACCTACCCGCCACCAGTCGGCGGGTTCATTTCCTGAAACGCTGGACTGTGCACATCCTATAAGCTCACAATAAATAgtttctcttgcattttgttcCTGGATTACTCTGGTTATTTTGGTCCAAAAAGCTTAAagggggggtggtggggagggcgGGGGGTGGTGGCTGTGTGGAGTGGGGTTGGCTGTGGGGTTGGGGGTCGttggagttgggtgggtgggaaatgtggtgatgtacTGTGTGTGAATAAAGGCTGGCCCGAGGATCAGAGGACACAGCCAGCCAATAGATTAAAGAATCGTAGggcccccccgggggggggggggggcacacacacacacacacacacaccattcaggCTAGCTGGCGCTCCAGAGAGAGTTCAGAGCCACCAAGGACCACAAGCGATGTCATCAgtccaggagagaaagagagccccAGGGTGgaggcacacccttaatcccaggaatccCAGTCCTCGGGAGTCACGTGATCACCACgcccagcactaaggaggaagTGACGTGACCGCCTGCCAGAGCAGGGTATATAAGGCGGGAAGAGACGGGCGGGAAACTCCCGGCCTTTTGGACCAAGCACTCTGAGGCGTTGAGTCCCAGGACCTGCGGAGTAggggaggtgagaagtggctgggCCTCGTTCCTTTGTCTCTCGGTCCCTTCAGGATTCACCCCAAAAATCTGGCTGCGGGTTGTGATTAGGACCCGCTAGGACTGGAGCACCCTCCTTGACCCGACGTTTGGGGCAGCCGTTCCCCCGCAAAGGCGCCAAGGCCTCTGGCTTGCCCGTGCGGGAGCTGCAGCAGGCGGGCCTCTCCAGCCCACCTCTTGGGACTTTGCTTTGGACACCGGGCGGGGCAGCTGGCGGCGCCAGCTTTGGTGGCGAGGACGAAAGGCGGGATGGGCGCTCAAGATTCCCGACGCGCCATGAGAGAGCTGCGCCTCGTACCCGCCGGGCCCCTGACCTCCCTGGATTCTCGGGATGCCAAGGTGCCCGCACAGCCAGTGGACAGAGTCGTGCTAAGACGCACCACCATGACGTCTCTAAATGAACGCTTTGCTCAGCTGCGGAGGAAGACACGGCCACAGCGGGTGCCAGGGAACGCCGCTGCCTCCAGGAGGCTTCAGCAGCAGCTCGCCAGTGCCAGAAACAGAAGACTGGCCCAGCAGATGGAGAAGAGACCCTCTGTCCGGGCAGCGTTAAGCCCTGGGCAGATCTTGGAGGGGCGCCTGGGTGAGAGGAGCGTCCTGGTCCGATTAGGACGTCCCACGGGTGCCCTCGCCAGGGGAGCGAATGGAGGAAGAGGCGCAGGCAGCATCCAGAGAGACCTGCCCCCCGGTGGAGGAGCAAGTGGGGGACCTGGCGCCAGAACCCTGCCCTGGGGCGGCGTGGCACCCCCCGGTCGAGCTGGGTTTGGTCGTGGAAGAGGGGCTTTTGGAGCCCGAGGCCGAGGCCGAGGCCGCGGCCGTGGACGTGGGCGAGGCGGAGGGAGAGGTGCCCTCCCTCGCCCTGCACTGACCAAGGAGCAGCTGGACGCCGAACTAGACGCATACATGGCAGAGGCGAGAGCGCCCCTGGATGCTGAGTTGGAGGCCTGCATGGCAGAggcagctccccagacctgcgaCTGAAGCTGCCTGCCTCTAAGGGACTCTTGTTCAAGTCACCTCCTCTAGCAAAGAGAGAACGGGAGGAGAAACCCTACGGGAGCTGGGAGGAACTATCACAGTCTAGGCTGGGCACCTACCCGCCACCAGTCGGCGGGTTCATTTCCTGAAACGCTGGACTGTGCACATCCTATAAGCTCACAATAAATAgtttctcttgcattttgttcCTGGATTACTCTGGTTATTTTGGTCCAAAAAGCTTAAagggggggtggtggggagggcgGGGGGTGGTGGCTGTGTGGAGTGGGGTTGGCTGTGGGGTTGGGGGTCGttggagttgggtgggtgggaaatgtggtgatgtacTGTGTGTGAATAAAGGCTGGCCCGAGGATCAGAGGACACAGCCAGCCAATAGATTAAAGAATCGTAGggcccccccggggggggggggaggcacacacacacacacacacacacacaccattcaggCTAGCTGGCGCTCCAGAGAGAGTTCAGAGCCACCAAGGACCACAAGCGATGGCATCAgtccaggagagaaagagagccccAGGGTGgaggcacacccttaatcccaggaatccCAGTCCTCGGGAGTCACGTGATCACCACgcccagcactaaggaggaagTGACGTGACCGCCTGCCAGAGCAGGGTATATAAGGCGGGAAGAGACGGGCGGGAAACTCCCGGCCTTTTGGACCAAGCACTCTGAGGCGTTGAGTCCCAGGACCTGCGGAGTAggggaggtgagaagtggctgggCCTCGTTCCTTTGTCTCTCGGTCCCTTCAGGATTCACCCCAAAAATCTGGCTGCGGGTTGTGATTAGGACCCGCTAGGACTGGAGCACCCTCCTTGACCCGACGTTTGGGGCAGCCGTTCCCCCGCAAAGGCGCCAAGGCCTCTGGCTTGCCCGTGCGGGAGCTGCAGCAGGCGGGCCTCTCCAGCCCACCTCTTGGGACTTTGCTTTGGACACCGGGCGGGGCAGCTGGCGGCGCCAGCTTTGGTGGCGAGGACGAAAGGCGGGATGGGCCCTCAAGATTCCCGACGCGCCATGAGAGAGCTGCGCCTCGTACCCGCCGGGCCCCTGACCTCCCTGGATTCTCGGGATGCCAAGGTGCCCGCACAGCCAGTGGACAGAGTCGTGCTAAGACGCACCACCATGACGTCTCTAAATGAACGCTTTGCTCAGCTGCGGAGGAAGACACGGCCACAGCGGGTGCCAGGGAACGCCGCTGCCTCCAGGAGGCTTCAGCAGCAGCTCGCCAGTGCCAGAAACAGAAGACTGGCCCAGCAGATGGAGAAGAGACCCTCTGTCCGGGCAGCGTTAAGCCCTGGGCAGATCTTGGAGGGGCGCCTGGGTGAGAGGAGCGTCCTGGTCCGATTAGGACGTCCCACGGGTGCCCTCGCCAGGGGAGCGAATGGAGGAAGAGGCGCAGGCAGCATCCAGAGAGACCTGCCCCCCGGTGGAGGAGCAAGTGGGGGACCTGGCGCCAGAACCCTGCCCTGGGGCGGCGTGGCACCCCCCGGTCGAGCTGGGTTTGGTCGTGGAAGAGGGGCTTTTGGAGCCCGAGGCCGAGGCCGAGGCCGCGGCCGTGGACGTGGGCGAGGCGGAGGGAGAGGTGCCCTCCCTCGCCCTGCACTGACCAAGGAGCAGCTGGACGCCGAACTAGACGCATACATGGCAGAGGCGAGAGCGCCCCTGGATGCTGAGTTGGAGGCCTGCATGGCAGAggcagctccccagacctgcgaCTGAAGCTGCCTGCCTCTAAGGGACTCTTGTTCAAGTCACCTCCTCTAGCAAAGAGAGAACGGGAGGAGAAACCCTACGGGAGCTGGGAGGAACTATCACAGTCTAGGCTGGGCACCTACCCGCCACCAGTCGGCGGGTTCATTTCCTGAAACGCTGGACTGTGCACATCCTATAAGCTCACAATAAATAgtttctcttgcattttgttcCTGGATTACTCTGGTTATTTTGGTCCAAAAAGCTTAAagggggggtggtggggagggcgGGGGGTGGTGGCTGTGTGGAGTGGGGTTGGCTGTGGGGTTGGGGGTCGttggagttgggtgggtgggaaatgtggtgatgtacTGTGTGTGAATAAAGGCTGGCCCGAGGATCAGAGGACACAGACAGCCAATAGATTAAAGAATCGTAGggccccccccgggggggggggaggcacacacacacacacacacacacaccattcaggCTAGCTGGCGCTCCAGAGAGAGTTCAGAGCCACCAAGGCCCACAAGCGATGGCATCAgtccaggagagaaagagagccccAGGGTGgaggcacacccttaatcccaggaatccCAGTCCTCGGGAGTCACGTGATCACCACgcccagcactaaggaggaagTGACGTGACCGCCTGCCAGAGCAGGGTATATAAGGCGGGAAGAGACGGGCGGGAAACTCCCGGCCTTTTGGACCAAGCACTCTGAGGCGTTGAGTCCCAGGACCTGCGGAGTAggggaggtgagaagtggctgggCCTCGTTCCTTTGTCTCTCGGTCCCTTCAGGATTCACCCCAAAAATCTGGCTGCGGGTTGTGATTAGGACCCGCTAGGACTGGAGCACCCTCCTTGACCCGACGTTTGGGGCAGCCGTTCCCCCGCAAAGGCGCCAAGGCCTCTGGCTTGCCCGTGCGGGAGCTGCAGCAGGCGGGCCTCTCCAGCCCACCTCTTGGGACTTTGCTTTGGACACCGGGCGGGGCAGCTGGCGGCGCCAGCTTTGGTGGCGAGGACGAAAGGCGGGATGGGCCCTCAAGATTCCCGACGCGCCATGAGAGAGCTGCGCCTCGTACCCGCCGGGCCCCTGACCTCCCTGGATTCTCGGGATGCCAAGGTGCCCGCACAGCCAGTGGACAGAGTCGTGCTAAGACGCACCACCATGACGTCTCTAAATGAACGCTTTGCTCAGCTGCGGAGGAAGACACGGCCACAGCGGGTGCCAGGGAACGCCGCTGCCTCCAGGAGGCTTCAGCAGCAGCTCGCCAGTGCCAGAAACAGAAGACTGGCCCAGCAGATGGAGAAGAGACCCTCTGTCCGGGCAGCGTTAAGCCCTGGGCAGATCTTGGAGGGGCGCCTGGGTGAGAGGAGCGTCCTGGTCCGATTAGGACGTCCCACGGGTGCCCTCGCCAGGGGAGCGAATGGAGGAAGAGGCGCAGGCAGCATCCAGAGAGACCTGCCCCCCGGTGGAGGAGCAAGTGGGGGACCTGGCGCCAGAACCCTGCCCTGGGGCGGCGTGGCACCCCCCGGTCGAGCTGGGTTTGGTCGTGGAAGAGGGGCTTTTGGAGCCCGAGGCCGAGGCCGAGGCCGCGGCCGTGGACGTGGGCGAGGCGGAGGGAGAGGTGCCCTCCCTCGCCCTGCACTGACCAAGGAGCAGCTGGACGCCGAACTAGACGCATACATGGCAGAGGCGAGAGCGCCCCTGGATGCTGAGTTGGAGGCCTGCATGGCAGAggcagctccccagacctgcgaCTGAAGCTGCCTGCCTCTAAGGGACTCTTGTTCAAGTCACCTCCTCTAGCAAAGAGAGAACGGGAGGAGAAACCCTACGGGAGCTGGGAGGAACTATCACAGTCTAGGCTGGGCACCTACCCGCCACCAGTCGGCGGGTTCATTTCCTGAAAAGCTGGACTGTGCACATCCTATAAGCTCACAATAAATAgtttctcttgcattttgttcCTGGATTACTCTGGTTATTTTGGTCCAAAAAGCTTAAaggggggtggtggggagggcgGGGGTGGTGGCTGTGTGGAGTGGGGTTGGCTGTGGGGTTGGGGGTCGttggagttgggtgggtgggaaatgtggtgatgtacTGTGTGTGAATAAAGGCTGGCCCGAGGATCAGAGGACACAGCCAGCCAATAGATTAAAGAATCGTAGggcccccccggggggggggggaggcacacacacacacacacacacacacaccattcaggCTAGCTGGCGCTCCAGAGAGAGTTCAGAGCCACCAAGGCCCACAAGCGATGGCATCAgtccaggagagaaagagagccccAGGGTGgaggcacacccttaatcccaggaatccCAGTCCTCGGGAGTCACGTGATCACCACgcccagcactaaggaggaagTGACGTGACCGCCTGCCAGAGCAGGGTATATAAGGCGGGAAGAGACGGGCGGGAAACTCCCGGCCTTTTGGACCAAGCACTCTGAGGCGTTGAGTCCCAGGACCTGCGGAGTAggggaggtgagaagtggctgggCCTCGTTCCTTTGTCTCTCGGTCCCTTCAGGATTCACCCCAAAAATCTGGCTGCGGGTTGTGATTAGGACCCGCTAGGACTGGAGCACCCTCCTTGACCCGACGTTTGGGGCAGCCGTTCCCCCGCAAAGGCGCCAAGGCCTCTGGCTTGCCCGTGCGGGAGCTGCAGCAGGCGGGCCTCTCCAGCCCACCTCTTGGGACTTTGCTTTGGACACCGGGCGGGGCAGCTGGCGGCGCCAGCTTTGGTGGCGAGGACGAAAGGCGGGATGGGCCCTCAAGATTCCCGACGCGCCATGAGAGAGCTGCGCCTCGTACCCGCCGGGCCCCTGACCTCCCTGGATTCTCGGGATGCCAAGGTGCCCGCACAGCCAGTGGACAGAGTCGTGCTAAGACGCACCACCATGACGTCTCTAAATGAACGCTTTGCTCAGCTGCGGAGGAAGACACGGCCACAGCGGGTGCCAGGGAACGCCGCTGCCTCCAGGAGGCTTCAGCAGCAGCTCGCCAGTGCCAGAAACAGAAGACTGGCCCAGCAGATGGAGAAGAGACCCTCTGTCCGGGCAGCGTTAAGCCCTGGGCAGATCTTGGAGGGGCGCCTGGGTGAGAGGAGCGTCCTGGTCCGATTAGGACGTCCCACGGGTGCCCTCGCCAGGGGAGCGAATGGAGGAAGAGGCGCAGGCAGCATCCAGAGAGACCTGCCCCCCGGTGGAGGAGCAAGTGGGGGACCTGGCGCCAGAACCCTGCCCTGGGGCGGCGTGGCACCCCCCGGTCGAGCTGGGTTTGGTCGTGGAAGAGGGGCTTTTGGAGCCCGAGGCCGAGGCCGAGGCCGCGGCCGTGGACGTGGGCGAGGCGGAGGGAGAGGTGCCCTCCCTCGCCCTGCACTGACCAAGGAGCAGCTGGACGCCGAACTAGACGCATACATGGCAGAGGCGAGAGCGCCCCTGGATGCTGAGTTGGAGGCCTGCATGGCAGAggcagctccccagacctgcgaCTGAAGCTGCCTGCCTCTAAGGGACTCTTGTTCAAGTCACCTCCTCTAGCAAAGAGAGAACGGGAGGAGAAACCCTACGGGAGCTGGGAGGAACTATCACAGTCTAGGCTGGGCACCTACCCGCCACCAGTCGGCGGGTTCATTTCCTGAAACGCTGGACTGTGCACATCCTATAAGCTCACAATAAATAgtttctcttgcattttgttcCTGGATTACTCTGGTTATTTTGGTCCAAAAAGCTTAAagggggggtggtggggagggcgGGGGGTGGTGGCTGTGTGGAGTGGGGTTGGCTGTGGGGTTGGGGGTCGttggagttgggtgggtgggaaatgtggtgatgtacTGTGTGTGAATAAAGGCTGGCCCGAGGATCAGAGGACACAGCCAGCCAATAGATTAAAGAATCGTAGggcccccccggggggggggggaggcacacacacacacacacacacacacaccattcaggCTAGCTGGCGCTCCAGAGAGAGTTCAGAGCCACCAAGGACCACAAGCGATGGCATCAgtccaggagagaaagagagccccAGGGTGgaggcacacccttaatcccaggaatccCAGTCCTCGGGAGTCACGTGATCACCACgcccagcactaaggaggaagTGACGTGACCGCCTGCCAGAGCAGGGTATATAAGGCGGGAAGAGACGGGCGGGAAACTCCCGGCCTTTTGGACCAAGCACTCTGAGGCGTTGAGTCCCAGGACCTGCGGAGTAggggaggtgagaagtggctgggCCTCGTTCCTTTGTCTCTCGGTCCCTTCAGGATTCACCCCAAAAATCTGGCTGCGGGTTGTGATTAGGACCCGCTAGGACTGGAGCACCCTCCTTGACCCGACGTTTGGGGCAGCCGTTCCCCCGCAAAGGCGCCAAGGCCTCTGGCTTGCCCGTGCGGGAGCTGCAGCAGGCGGGCCTCTCCAGCCCACCTCTTGGGACTTTGCTTTGGACACCGGGCGGGGCAGCTGGCGGCGCCAGCTTTGGTGGCGAGGACGAAAGGCGGGATGGGCCCTCAAGATTCCCGACGCGCCATGAGAGAGCTGCGCCTCGTACCCGCCGGGCCCCTGACCTCCCTGGATTCTCGGGATGCCAAGGTGCCCGCACAGCCAGTGGACAGAGTCGTGCTAAGACGCACCACCATGACGTCTCTAAATGAACGCTTTGCTCAGCTGCGGAGGAAGACACGGCCACAGCGGGTGCCAGGGAACGCCGCTGCCTCCAGGAGGCTTCAGCAGCAGCTCGCCAGTGCCAGAAACAGAAGACTGGCCCAGCAGATGGAGAAGAGACCCTCTGTCCGGGCAGCGTTAAGCCCTGGGCAGATCTTGGAGGGGCGCCTGGGTGAGAGGAGCGTCCTGGTCCGATTAGGACGTCCCACGGGTGCCCTCGCCAGGGGAGCGAATGGAGGAAGAGGCGCAGGCAGCATCCAGAGAGACCTGCCCCCCGGTGGAGGAGCAAGTGGGGGACCTGGCGCCAGAACCCTGCCCTGGGGCGGCGTGGCACCCCCCGGTCGAGCTGGGTTTGGTCGTGGAAGAGGGGCTTTTGGAGCCCGAGGCCGAGGCCGAGGCCGCGGCCGTGGACGTGGGCGAGGCGGAGGGAGAGGTGCCCTCCCTCGCCCTGCACTGACCAAGGAGCAGCTGGACGCCGAACTAGACGCATACATGGCAGAGGCGAGAGCGCCCCTGGATGCTGAGTTGGAGGCCTGCATGGCAGAggcagctccccagacctgcgaCTGAAGCTGCCTGCCTCTAAGGGACTCTTGTTCAAGTCACTTCCTCTAGCaaagagagaatgggaggagaaaCCCTACGGGAGCTGGGAGGAACTATCACAGTCTAGGCTGGGCACCTACCGGCCACCAGTCGGCGGGTTCATTTCCTGAAACGCTGGACTGTGCACATCCTATAAGCTCACAATAAATAgtttctcttgcattttgttcCTGGATTACTCTGGTTATTTTGGTCCAAAAAGCTTATATANNNNNNNNNNNNNNNNNNNNNNNNNNNNNNNNNNNNNNNNNNNNNNNNNNNNNNNNNNNNNNNNNNNNNNNNNNNNNNNNNNNNNNNNNNNNNNNNNNNNNNNNNNNNNNNNNNNNNNNNNNNNNNNNNNNNNNNNNNNNNNNNNNNNNNNNNNNNNNNNNNNNNNNNNNNNNNNNNNNNNNNNNNNNNNNNNNNNNNNNNNNNNNNNNNNNNNNNNNNNNNNNNNNNNNNNNNNNNNNNNNNNNNNNNNNNNNNNNNNNNNNNNNNNNNNNNNNNNNNNNNNNNNNNNNNNNNNNNNNNNNNNNNNNNNNNNNNNNNNNNNNNNNNNNNNNNNNNNNNNNNNNNNNNNNNNNNNNNNNNNNNNNNNNNNNNNNNNNNNNNNNNNNNNNNNNNNNNNNNNNNNNNNNNNNNNNNNNNNNNNNNNNNNNNNNNNNNNNNNNNNNNNNNNNNNNNNNNNNNNNNNNNNNNNNNNNNNNNNNNNNNNNNNNNNNNNNNNNNNNNNNNNNNNNNNNNNNNNNNNNNNNNNNNNNNNNNNNNNNNNNNNNNNNNNNNNNNNNNNNNNNNNNNNNNNNNNNNNNNNNNNNNNNNNNNNNNNNNNNNNNNNNNNNNNNNNNNNNNNNNNNNNNNNNNNNNNNNNNNNNNNNNNNNNNNNNNNNNNNNNNNNNNNNNNNNNNNNNNNNNNNNNNNNNNNNNNNNNNNNNNNNNNNNNNNNNNNNNNNNNNNNNNNNNNNNNNNNNNNNNNNNNNNNNNNNNNNNNNNNNNNNNNNNNNNNNNNNNNNNNNNNNNNNNNNNNNNNNNNNNNNNNNNNNNNNNNNNNNNNNNNNNNNNNNNNNNNNNNNNNNNNNNNNNNNNNNNNNNNNNNNNNNNNNNNNNNNNNNNNNNNNNNNNNNNNNNNNNNNNNNNNNNNNNNNNNNNNNNNNNNNNNNNNNNNNNNNNNNNNNNNNNNNNNNNNNNNNNNNNNNNNNNNNNNNNNNNNNNNNNNNNNNNNNNNNNNNNNNNNNNNNNNNNNNNNNNNNNNNNNNNNNNNNNNNNNNNNNNNNNNNNNNNNNNNNNNNNNNNNNNNNNNNNNNNNNNNNNNNNNNNNNNNNNNNNNNNNNNNNNNNNNNNNNNNNNNNNNNNNNNNNNNNNNNNNNNNNNNNNNNNNNNNNNNNNNNNNNNNNNNNNNNNNNNNNNNNNNNNNNNNNNNNNNNNNNNNNNNNNNNNNNNNNNNNNNNNNNNNNNNNNNNNNNNNNNNNNNNNNNNNNNNNNNNNNNNNNNNNNNNNNNNNNNNNNNNNNNNNNNNNNNNNNNNNNNNNNNNNNNNNNNNNNNNNNNNNNNNNNNNN harbors:
- the LOC118581773 gene encoding chromatin target of PRMT1 protein-like — encoded protein: RPSVPAALSPGQILEGRLGERSVLVRLGRPTGALARGANGGRGAGSIQRDLPPGGGASGGPGARTLPWGGVAPPGRAGFGRGRGAFGARGRGRGRGRGRGRGGGRGALPRPALTKEQLDAELDAYMAEARATLDAELEACMAEAAPQTCD
- the LOC118581774 gene encoding chromatin target of PRMT1 protein-like, producing the protein MGAQDSRRAMRELRLVPAGPLTSLDSRDAKVPAQPVDRVVLRRTTMTSLNERFAQLRRKTRPQRVPGNAAASRRLQQQLASARNRRLAQQMEKRPSVRAALSPGQILEGRLGERSVLVRLGRPTGALARGANGGRGAGSIQRDLPPGGGASGGPGARTLPWGGVAPPGRAGFGRGRGAFGARGRGRGRGRGRGRGGGRGALPRPALTKEQLDAELDAYMAEARAPLDAELEACMAEAAPQTCD
- the LOC118581775 gene encoding chromatin target of PRMT1 protein-like → MGPQDSRRAMRELRLVPAGPLTSLDSRDAKVPAQPVDRVVLRRTTMTSLNERFAQLRRKTRPQRVPGNAAASRRLQQQLASARNRRLAQQMEKRPSVRAALSPGQILEGRLGERSVLVRLGRPTGALARGANGGRGAGSIQRDLPPGGGASGGPGARTLPWGGVAPPGRAGFGRGRGAFGARGRGRGRGRGRGRGGGRGALPRPALTKEQLDAELDAYMAEARAPLDAELEACMAEAAPQTCD